The DNA sequence AAAACGGAGCCCATCTCAATCAAGTTGATGGGGCCCGTGTACTCGGCCCGCAGGTACCGGGAACTGACGCCTTTCAAGCTGTTGACCAGCTTCGAGATCGAGACCTTGGGCGGATAGTGGACCAGGAGGTGGACGTGGTCGCCTTCGCCGTTGAACTCCTTCAGCTCCGCCTCGAAGCTCACGCAGACGTCCCGCATGATCTCCTCGCAGCGCTTCAACATGGCGTCGTCGAAGATGCCCCGCCGATACTTGGTGACGAAGACCAAGTGAACGTGGAGGTTGCGGATGACGTGGTTTCCCCTGCGGATGCCGGGGTCTGGTACCCAGCGTGGTGACATGCACCGAGTGTCGTACGATCACGAAAACCGACCTGAGGGGGTGGGTCGCACGACCACGCAGATCCGCGCGTACAAGTTCCTCATGCGCTCCACCTCTCGACAGCAGGCCGCACTGAGCGAGATGGTCCGTGACCACCGAGGCCTTTACAACGGGGCCCTGCAGGAACGGCGCGACGCCTACCGGCATGTCCCCAAGACCTCGGTCAAGTACGGCACGCAGTCCGCGCAGCTCAAGGACATCCGGGCGTTCGATCCGGAACGTGAGGGCCGCTGGTCGTTCAGCTCGCAGCAGGCCACGCTTCGTCGACTCGACAAGGCGTTCGCCGCGTTCTTCCGCCGGATCAAGTCCGGCGACACCGCGGGTTACCCGCGCTTTCGTGGGGTGAACTGGTTCGACACCGTGGACTTCCCCAAGGACGGCGACGGCTGCCGCTGGAATTCCCTCCCCGGTCATGCGACCCGAGTCCGCTTCCAGGGCATTGGCCACGTCAAGGTCCACGCCCACCGCGAGGTCATCGGCAAGATCAAGACCGTCTCGGTCAAGCGAGAAGGCAAGCGCTGGTACGTGGTGCTCACGGCTGAGCAGCACAGGCAGGAACTCCTCCCGAAGACGGGCAGCGTCGTCGGCATAGACGTCGGGATCGCCAACTTCCTCGCCGACTCCAACGGTGAGTTCGTCCCGTACCCCCGCCACGGCGCCCGCAACGAGGAGGCTCTGGCCAAGGCCCAGCGGACGGTGGCCGCCTTTCCCCGCGTCCGTCGGGACAAGCGGACGAAGGAGCATCACGCCGCCGTGGCGAAGGTCGCTGTCCTGCACGGCAAGGTGCGGTGCGGCGCCAGCGTCTCGACCACGCGCACAAGGCTGCACTCCAGCTCGTCGCCGTCCACGACGCGATAGCCCACGAGAAGCTCTCGATCCGCAACATTGGGGCGGGCACCGAAGCCGAAGCCCGACCCCGAAATCCCGGGCGGCTTCCTGCCCAACGGCGCCGCCGCCAAGGCCGGGCTGAACAGGTCGATCCACGATGCGGGCTGGGGGGTGTTCCTCGCGATCCTGACCAGCAAGGCTGAAAGCGCCGGCCGGAGGATTGTCGCCGTGGACCCCCGCAACACCTCCCGCACATGCCCCGCCTGCGGGCACGTCTCGGCGAAGAACCGCACCACCCAGGACAAGTTCCACTGCATCTCCTGCGGCCACACCGCGCACGCGGACACGGTCGGGGCGATCAACGTTTTGAACCGGGCCGGGCTGGTCCGCTGCTACGCCAACCCGGCGTAGCAGGGAGCCTTGTCATTTATGGCGGGAGGAGTAAACGTTCCCCCGTCGGTCGCCGCGGACAACGGCAGCGACCCTAGACCACAGAAATCGCCTTCTCCCGTCCGTGGCCTGGAATTTGGCCGGGAATGCACATCTGGGGTGGCAGGTCGCATTCGTACAAGCCGGGCCGCCCGTTGCCCGCAACTCTTGGTCCGACGCGACCGGCATCTGAGGCGTCGCGTCGGACCCTGCCCACCGATCGGGAAAGAGGGAACGATGAACCGTGCTCTAGCGAGGGCTCTCGTCAGCTCAGCGGCAGTGATCGGCCTGGCCGGCGGAAGCCTGGCGGGTGCGAGTGCCGGCTTCGCCGCCGCACGCCCCGCCGCTGA is a window from the Streptomyces sp. NBC_01244 genome containing:
- the tnpA gene encoding IS200/IS605 family transposase, with translation MSPRWVPDPGIRRGNHVIRNLHVHLVFVTKYRRGIFDDAMLKRCEEIMRDVCVSFEAELKEFNGEGDHVHLLVHYPPKVSISKLVNSLKGVSSRYLRAEYTGPINLIEMGSVFWAPSYFAGSCGGAPLAIVKEYIENQKRPT